In Acidimicrobiia bacterium, the DNA window CGTAGATCGTGTCCGCATGGTTCTCGACACGCTTGATGGTCGCGTCGACCTCGTCACTGTCGGGTAGCTGTGGCTTCGCCTCGGTGGTCATCGGCCTCCGTCTCCTGACTATGCGTCGCTCGCTGCGGCGCAGGGTACCTGCGCCGCGTACGCTCGCTCCTGGCGAGCGACTCGGCTCGCTCCGCTCGCTCGTCGCCGCGTCCTACTCGGCTGCTCGTCACCGAGCATTCGCCGTACCACCGCGCGCGCTTCGTCGGGCTTGCCCGCGGCGATGGCGTCGGCGAGCGCGCGCTGCGGCAACCGCACGTCGCGGTTGACGAGCTCGATGAGCGTGTTGCCGACGGCGCCCTTCTTGTCGCCCGAGCGCGCGGCTGCCGAGTCGACGACGCGGTAGAAGCTCCCCACGAGCAGCTCGAGCGCGATCGAGTGCGTCGCGCGCGCGACGCCCTGGTGGAAAGACCGGTTGGCGTGCTCCACGGCAGCGACGTCGCCCGCGGCCGCGGCCACCTCGACACCAAGCGCGAGCTCGTCGAGCTGTGCGATCTCGGCCGCCGTGATGCGTTCGAACGCAAGATCGAGCGCGCCTTCGTAGATGATCCGCAGCACTTCGTTGGTCGACGCGAGCGCCGACGGTTCAGTGCTCGAGCGCGGGCTGCGCGACAGCCGCACGAGATCGGGCAGCAACTCGATCGATCCGGTGCGGCGGTAGTCGAGCACGCGGCAGCGCGCGCCCTGCCGCCGCTCGATCAGGCCCTGGTGCTCGAGCTGCGCGAGCCCCTCCCGGATGGTGGTGCGGTTGGCACCGAGTTGTTCGGTGAGCTCGCGCTCCGACGGCAGGGCGTCGCCGGGCGCGTACTCACCGGCGAGGATCGCGTCCCGGATCTGGTCGGCGATACCGTCCGCAAGCTCGGAGCGCACCACGGGGGCGTTGGTCATGGGGCCCTGACTGGTCGACTGGTCCAACCAGTTTGGGCCAGGACCGCCATGAGGTCAAGCGGGTGCTGGTGGCAGCGTGCACGGTGACGCGTGAGACTCACTCGGTGACCGACGAGCGTTCAGGCACGAAGCCGGCGTCGCTCGTCGGAGCCGTTCTCGACGAGGAGTCGCGACGGCAGGCCGCAGTGGCCGCGGCCGACGAAGGCGGCGACGTCGACGTGGCGGCCCTTCCGGGGGTCGGTGGCGACGACGTGCCGCTTCGAAGTGCGCTCGACCGCCACGCGCGCGCGATGCTCCTGACCGTCGGCGCGATGTGGGGTCTTGGGCTCGCGATCTTCGCGATGACCGCAGTACTCGCGATCAAGATCGCGCACGACTACGGCTGGAGCTTCCGGTTTCTCGTGCAGGTCGCGATCCTGCCCGGTTTCACGATCGTGCTCGTGTCGCAGCCGCTCGGGAACTTCGTCGACCGCGTCACCACCAACCGTCCGCTCGTGATGCGCTGGATGCTCGCCTTGTCGGTCGTCGGCCTGCTGCTCTCCGGCGCCGCGTTCTACCGGTGGGAGTTCCTCGGTGTGCTCGCGTTCACGGGCATCGGTCTGCTCGCGACGGTTCCGGTGCAGACCTCACTGCTCGCGGACACTTTTCCGGTGCGCGCTCGGCCCAACGTGTTCGCGGCGTACATGGCGATGGGTGCGGCCGGTTTCGTGCTCGGTCCGTTGCTCGTCGCGCTCGGCGTGGGCGTATTCGACGGAACGACTCAATGGCGAGCGCCGTTCTTCCTGACTGCCCTGCTGGCCGCGGTACTCGCGTTCCTTGCCGGACGGTTGTCCGACACCCGACGCGGCCGCGCCGAGGTGGAGGAGATCTTCCACGACGACGGCGACATCCGCGACGAGCGGCTGTCCACCGTGCACGCGCTCACACGCTTCCGTCAGATCGCAACACTCCGATACGTCACGCTCGGCGTGCTGGCTATGGGCTTCGGTCTCGTCGGATGGGGGCTCTGGTTCAACCTGTGGCTGCAAGGCCACTTCCAGCTCGACGCCACCGACCGCGCCCTCCTCATCGCGGTCATGGCGCTGCCCGCGGTCGTCGCCACCCTGTTCGTCGGCCGGCTCACCGGGCGCGCCTTCCGCACGGCTCCCCACCGGGCCGTTCGCTTGTCCGCCGTCCTGCTGTTGGGCTTCAACCTCGCGCTGGTCGGGTGGTGGGCTCACTCGGTCGCCGCCACCGCGGTGCTCGGCGCACTCGGGTTCGCGTGCGTCGTGGGCGCGATCACCGCGATCTTCCCGGTCGCGCAGGCCGTCATCCCACCACAGACGCGTGCGCAGGGCTTCGGCGCGTTCATCAACTCGTTGTTCATCGGTGCGTTCACCGCCGGCGCACCACTCATCGACTTCTGGCCCGAGCTCGAACGCCAGCACACCGCGCTGTCGATCGTCGTGCCGTTGCTCACCGTGCCGGGTGCGGCGCTCATGCTCTACGGCTCGCGTTTCGCAGAACGCGACATGCGCCGCATGGTCGAGGAGATCCGGGAAGAGCGCACGCGATCCGACGAAGTGCTCGCCGGCGCCGAGACCCCGATGCTGCAGCTCCGGGACGTCGACGTCAGCTACGGGTCGGTACAGGTCCTGTTCGACATCGACCTCGACGTGCGGCGCGGCGAGACGCTCGCGGTGCTCGGCACGAACGGCGCGGGGAAATCGACGCTGCTGCGCGTGATCAGCGGGCTCGGGCTCCCCGACCGCGGCGTGGTGCGGCTGGGCGACGAGACCATCACTTACCTGGCGGCCGAAGCGCGCGCCCGCAAGGGCATCGTGCAGGTGCGTGGCGCCGACGTGTTCCCCGGTCTGTCGGTGCGCGACAACCTGCGCGCTGCGCTCGCCGCGCATCCTACGCAGCGTCGCGATGCCGACCGTCGCATCGCGAACGTGTTCGATGTCTTTCCCGCGCTCGGCGCTCGCCGCAACCAGGATGCTGCATCGCTGTCGGGAGGCGAGCAGCAGATGCTCGCGCTCGGATGCGCGCTGCTGTTCGAGCCCCGGCTGCTGCTCATCGACGAGCTGTCACTCGGGCTCGCGCCGCTCGTCGTGCAGTCGCTGCTCGTGGTCGTCGAGCAATTGAAGTCGGAGGGTTACACGATGGTGATCGTCGAGCAGTCGCTCAACATCGCGTCGGCGATCTCCGACCGCGTCGTGTTCATCGAGAAGGGTCGCATTCGCTTCGACGGCCCCACCAGCGAGCTCGCCACCCGCGACGACCTGGCCCGCGCCGTGTTCTTGGGCGGCGAGGGAGGCTAGCTCTTGGCGACGAAGAAGGCGCCGGCTGTCGCCTTGCCGCCCTTGTCGTAGCCGGCTTGCGGGACGAGGCAGATGCGGTAGTTCGCCGCGTCGGGCGGGAGCGACGGGTGCGCGCACGGGTACTCGGGCTTGTTCAGCACCTGCGTGTACTGCACCTTGGTCGGCACCTTGTTGATGATCTGCGTCGGTCGCGGAGCCGGCGAGCCCTTCGCCGCAACGCTGTCGATGTACGGCAGCGCCTCGAACGCCTTGATCGCGCTCTTCTGCGTGAGTTTCTCACCCGCGTTGTAGAGCCCGCGTGCCATCGTGCGGTAGATCGCGCAGATGAGCGCGACGGTGCCGTACGGATCGCGGGCATACGCCGGCGGCGCCGGCTCCGGCAGGGTGTCCTTCGCGAGCGTCGTGTTCGCGTCGTACGCCTTGTTGCACATGTTGACGAGATCGCCCTCGGTCGCGCCGACGCGCCAGTCCTGCTGCCCCGCGGCCGAGTAGCTGTAGATGTTCATGTCGTTGATCAGCGTCGCCCCGTCGGCACCACCGACCTGGCGACTGAGGTCGATCACCGCGTCGAACCGCGCGTCGAGCGTGTAGAGCGTGATGTCCTTCTCGAGGCCCTGGTTCCGCAGCTCCTTGGTGAGCGCGGAGAATCGGAACGTGTTCCCGCCGGCGCTCCCGCTGATGACCACGTCCACGCCGTTCGACTTCAACCGGTTCACCACGAGCGGGTACTGCGAAGAGATGTCGCCGGCAGGGTCGGGCGTGAGCGCCTCAGCCTGGACGACATTGACGCCCTTGGACTTCAGCAGGTCGACGACGTTCGCCTTGATGAGGTCGGGACCGGTCGTGAACGTGGGATAGAGCACCGCGACCTTCTTGCCCTTGAGCTTCCCGCTCTTGATCAGGTCGAGCATCGGCGCCTGGTACGACGCGACCTCGGTGGTCTCCCCAAAGAGGAGGTGACGGCCCTGCGCGGTCTTCAGGTTCTCGGAGCTGGTGGCGAGACCGCTGAGCAGCAGCGTCTTGTGGTCGTCGGTGACGCACTGGGGCGCCGCCATGCCGGCCCACGCGATCGTCATGAACGCCTTGTAGTCCTCGGTGGCCTTGATGCAGTCGGCCTGCGCGTTCGCCAGCGTGGTGGCGGCATCGGCTGCTCCCTGGGCCTGGATCACGTTGAGGTCGATCTGCCGACCGTTGATACCACCGCAGTCGTTGATCATCTGCGCGAACGTCTTCAACATGTCGACTTCGTCGCCGAGGTTGAAACGGAAGCCCTGCGGCGAGTCGCCGGCCCTGAGCGCGGGCTCGAACATCACGACGGAGATCTTGTCGGCGGTGACACCCGGCGCGGTGGCCTTCAGCCCCGTGTGCTTCGCGGTGTCCTTGGTGCAGAACTTGGTGGTCGACGTGAACGGCGACGTCGACGGGTCGGGAGTGACCCGGGGCATCGAAGCGCCGGCCGCGGCCGTGACACCGAGGCTCAGCACTGCCACGAGCAACCCGACGAGTAGACGCCGTGCACGGATCATGGTCCCCCCTCGCATCGAACCGCTGCCCCGGGGAGTGTCACACGACTCGCCCAATCCGACAAGAGCGCCCCCGGCGTAGAGTTCGCGCGATCTCGGCGGGGCGCGTCAATGGGGGATGGTCGGCTCGATGATCCACGTGCACGGCTGGGACGTCTCGTGGCAGATGATCGTCACCGGCGCCGTGGTAGGCCTGTCGTACAGCGCGATCGCCGCCGGCATCGTCCTCGTCTACCGGGCGAACGGCATCATCAACTTCGCGGTCGTGGCGTTCGGGGCAGTCGCGCTCGGCGCCTTCGGTGTGCTCACCGAGCACGGTTGGAGCCTCTGGCCGTGCCTGCTCGTCGCGGTCCCGTTCGCGGCGCTCGCGGCGATGATCCTGGAGATCGCGGTCATCCGGAGGCTGGCCGGCGCGCCGCGTCTCGTGTTGCTCATGGCGACGATCGGGATCGCGCAATTGCTCGGCTTCACCGTGCTGCTGTTCGCGGAGCTCCTCCCCGACATCCCGCCCGGCGGCGACTTCCCCACCATCGTGCCGAAGGACTGGAGCTGGCAAGTCACCGACGAGCTTCTCGTCACCGCCCGCGAGATCAGCGTGCTCATGGCGGTGCCGGTACTCGTCCTGCTGCTCGCGCTGTTCATGACGCGGACTCGCCTCGGTCTGATGGTGCGCGCCGCGGCGTCGAACGCGGACAAGTCGCGGTTGATGGGCATCCCCGTGGCACGTACGTCCACCGTGGTGTGGGGTATCGCGGCCGCGTTCACCGCCACCACGATCATCGTGCTCGCGGCCGTGCAGTTCATCACTCCCCTCGGCGCCGCCAACGGGACCGCGCAGCTCACGCTCGGCTACCCCGTGCTCGTGAAGGCGCTGCTCATCGCGATGATCGCCCGCATGCGCATCCTGTGGCTCACGATCCCGGTGGGCATGGCACTCGGGGTGATCGAGGTGATCTTCCAGCAGAACGTGCACGGCATCGACGCCAACGTGTTCGCGCTCTGGCTGTTCGTCGCGACGCTCGTCGCCGTGCTCACACTCGCACGCAGTGCGCGCGTGGCAACCGAATCGGAGGGCGCGTGGAAGCTCGCCGGGCGCGTGAAGCCACTCCCCGAACGGATCCGCAGCATCTGGGCGATGCGGCAACTCCCGCGCATCGGCCTCGTCGGCGCACTCATGGTGTTCGCGCTCATCCCCGCGTTCGCGCAGCAGGCGTCGCAGTCGTTCCTCTGGACCCGTGTCGTGATCTTCGCCATCGCGGGCTGCTCGCTCACCATCCTCACCGGGTGGGCCGGCCAACTCTCGCTCGGCCAGTTCGGGTTCTCGGCCATCGGCGGGCTCGTGACGGTGCGGCTGGTAAACGCCGGGTGGTTCGGGGTGCACAACGTGCCGTGGGGCGTTGCCGTCGCGTTGGGCGTGCTCGTGGGCGCGGTAGTTGCGCTGCTGATCGGGATCCCCGCATTGCGCATCCCCGGCCTCTACCTCGCGGTGACGACCCTGGCGTTCGCGGTGTTCGTCGAGAATTGGCTCGTCACCCGGCGCTGGCTCGGAGTCGACGAGTTCACCGGCTCGATCCCGGTGCTGAAACGGCCCGATACCGGCATCGTCAACTTCTCGTCGCGCCACTCCTACTACTACCTGTGCCTCTTCTTCCTCGCAGCGTGCCTCGCGGTGCTCGCGCAGATCCGGCGGTCGGGAATCGGGCGCTCGATCATCGCGGTACGCGACAACGAGCGCGCGGCAGAGGCGATGACGCTGTCGACGACGCGGACGAAGCTGATCGCGTTCGCGGTGTCGGGCGGGATCGCCGCGCTCGCGGGCGCGTTGTACGTCACGTCACTCCCTACGAACACGCCGGGGACGACCTTCGCGACGTCCGAGTCGGTCACGCTCGTCGCCATCGCGGTCATCGGCGGGATGGGCTCCATCGTGGGGCCGCTGCTCGGCGCGGCGTGGGTCATCGGCCTCCCCACGCTGTTCCCCGACTTCGCCGCGGCGCCACTGCTCGTGTCGTCGCTCGGGTTGCTCGCGCTGCTCCTGTTCTTCCCGGGCGGCTTCGTGGAGGTCGCGTACCGCGTGCGCGACACGCTCGTCGACCGCATGGCGCGGCGCCTCCCGCCGGCGCCCGCACGCCAGCGCGCCGCCGAGGCCGCAGTCCCGGTACCCGCGGTGCTCGCGACGCGCGACGACGCCACGGCCGGTCTCACGGACTGGCTCGCCACCGAAGCGGTGAGCGTGCGCTTCGGTGGGCGCGTCGCGGTCAACCGCGTGAGCATTCACGTCGGAGCCGGTGAGATCGTCGGCCTGATCGGCACGAACGGCGCCGGGAAGTCGACGCTGATGAACGCGATCAGCGGCTTCGTTCCCGCGACCGGACGGATCCTGGTCCTCGGCCACGACGTGAGCGGGCTCGCGCCGTACCGGCGTCACCAGTTGGGTGTCGGTCGCGGCTTTCAAGCCGCGCGTCTCTACGACGCCCTCACGGTGCGCGAGACGGTGCTCGTCGCGCTCGAGGCACGCGAGCGATCGCGACTCCTTTCGTCGATGTTTGCGCTCCCGCCGTCGCCGTCGGTCGAACGGAAGAAGCGCGCCGAGGCCGACGAGATCATGCGGTACCTCGGACTCGATCGCTTCTCGGACCAGTTCGTGTCGAACCTGTCGACCGGCACGCGCCGCGTCACCGAGCTCGCGTGCCAACTCGCGCTCGGTGCGCGCGTGCTGCTCCTCGACGAACCGACCTCGGGCCTCGCGCAGCGCGAGACCGAGGCGTTCGCACCGCTCATTGGTCAGATCCGCGACGAGCTCGACGCCGCCGTGCTCCTCATCGAGCACGACATGCCCCTCGTGATGCAAGTCAGCGACCGCGTGTACTGCCTCGAGGCCGGGATCGTGATCGCCGAAGGCTCACCGGACGCGGTGCGGCACGACCCGCTCGTGGTCGCGAGCTACCTCGGCACCGACGTGCGGAGCATCCAACGGTCGGGCGCGGCCACTTGACGTCACGCACGGCGGACGCGGAGGCGTTCGAGGCGGATGCGCAGCGCGCCGCGGGCGCGGAGGCGGCCCGGACGTGCGCGGCGGAGTGACAGCTCGAGCGGCGTGAAGCGCGCCACCACCGCGGCCGGAATGTCGACCGCGAGACGGGTGGTGTCCGTGCCGATCAGCTCCGACGCGACGAGGTGCTCGTTTGCCCTGACCTCGATGGTGGCCGGCGCGTCGCGCGCGTGAAGGTCGAGCTCGACGACGAGATCCGCCGCCGTGAGCGGATCCGCGAGCGGGAGCACGAGCCGCGCCGCTCCCCCGCGCGCGGTCGCCCCCGACGGCTCGGGCCGTCCCCAACCCGGGCCGCCGTACCGATCGAGTGTGACGCCGCAGGAGAATTCGAGCTCGAACGAGCCGTCGATCGGCGGAGCGTCGCCCGCAGGCGTGCGCGCCAAGCCACCCGTGCGACCGGGGACACCGCGCGCGACCACCGCGCGCATCGGCGACGAGGTGAGTGCGAGGTCGAGCCGGTCGACGACGAGCTCGACGCCGCCGCGGAGGAGTCCATTGCCGCCCGCGGCGCGCGCGGCCAACTCGCGTGTCGCGGTGGAGCCGTGGCGCAACCACTCCACCGGAGTCCGGCGTTCGCGTGTGACCCGATCGACGAGCGGCGCGACCGGCGCGGGATCCACGAGGGTGGCGATGGCACCGAGCGCGGCGTGCACAGTTCTCAGCTCCGCGTGCTCGTGCGCAAGGTGGGCGAGGCGTTCGCCGAGCTCGTCGTCGCCCGAAGCGCGCACCACGTGCACGGCGTCGGCGATCCACTGCACGGGCGGCGCGTTGTCACCCGCGACTCCGTGCTCGAGGACGTGCAACAACAACGCGGCAGGCGCAGGCGTGAGCACGCCGATGCCGTCGCGCTCGGCAGGAACCGCTTCGGCCCAGAATTGATGGTCGGACCGAGATCCGACCGACTCCTGGAGCACGTGCCAGTGCAGGTCGAGCCGCCCATCCTCGCGGAGGAAGCCCCACGCATGCCGCCGGGTGCGAGCGCGCGAGCGCACCCAGTCGAACGTCATCTCGTACTCAGGTACCCAACCGAGCTCTTCGAGCACGTCGAGCGCCGGCGGCACGTGTTCAGGCCGCACCAGCACGTCGACGTCGAACATCGGACGCGCCCCCCAGTCACCGCCGTACGAGTCGACGAGCGCGGCGCCCTTGAGCAGCATCACACGAACGCCGAGCGCGCGGAGCCCGTCGAACACCGGACGGCCGCGACGCCACAGCATGTGATTCCGCAGCCAGGTGATGCGGTACGCGTCACGTATCACGGATCGGACGGGATCGTCGTCGCCGACGTCGTCCGGTATTCGCCGCATGAGCAGCGGGAGCAGCCGCTCAGACGGGCGATCGAGGTCGTCGAGGTCGACCCGGGCGCGCCACTCGTTGAAGGCCGCGCGCGCGGCATGCTCATCGAGCAGGATCGAGCGCAGGAGGAGTTGCTGGTCGGGCGAGACGCGCGCGCTGAGCTCCGCGGCGGAGGTCAGTGCTGGGTGAAGGCTGCGCAGGAGACCGGCGGCGATTGCAATCCGATGAGCGGAAGGCCGACGTCGGTGCGCTCCTCGATCCGCGGAGGCTCATACACCTCGCCGGGCACGGGCCGGAAGACCGCAGACTGCGGCGGCGGCGACGAGTTCTGCGCCAAGATCAGCGGGAGGTCGATCTCCGAGCGCTCCTCGATACGGGGCGGCTCGTAGCGCTCGTCGGGCACCGGCCGGAAGACCGCAGACTGCGACGGCGAGTTCGCGGCCTGGACCAACGGCAGGTCGACCGCCGTTCGTTCCTCGATGCGCGGCGGCTCGTACCGCTCGACGTGCGCGTGGTCGTGAGACATCGACTACTCCTCGGCGATCTACTCGGATCGGAAGGCGGCAGAGCCATCGATCGGCGAGCCGGCATGGCCGACCAACGGGACATCGAGCGGGTCGCGAGCCTCGATGCGCGGCGCCACGTACGGCTCGGGCGCGACGGAACGGAAGGCCGCCGACGGCCCTGCTCCCGGCGACCCCCCGACCCCGATCAACGGGACGTCGATCGGAGTGCGCTCCTCGATCGAAGGGGGCTCGTAGGGCTGGATCGCTCCGGCGTCATCGCGCATCGTCGACCTCCCGGCCAACGCCGACGGTACCACGGACCGGTCGTTTGACCACCCGATCACGGATCCGGGCTGCCCGGACACTGGCGGTGGCGAGGCGCGCCTTCACCCGCTCTCTCGGGCTCCCGAGGCCGCTCGGCCGTGGCCGGAGCCCACGGCGACGGAGCCTCACGTCGAAGTCGTGGACCGTGCCGCTCCGGACCGTGCACGGTGTGCTGACCCCGACCGAGAGCCCGACCGCGGGCCCGTCGAGCACCGTCGTCCAGTGGAACGCGTACGGCGGGATGTACACGCCGTCGCCCGGCCCGAGGATGAAGCACTTCCCCGGCGGCAAGACCGGCGCGCCGTCCTGGGGGCGGCGGAGGTAGTCGACCACGCGCAGGTGATGCGCGCGGCGGTCGGGATCGTCCTCGACCCACACCTCTTTCCGGCCACTCACCTGGAGCAACAAGTTGTGATGGCGGTCGGGGTGCGCGGGCGTGACCGAATCGGGCGACGCGAGGAACGTGCCCAGATTGACGGCCACGACGCCGCCCTCGGCATCGCCGACGAGGTCGCGCACCGACGGCTCGAGCGCGCGGTGGAGGTCGCGGAACTCTGCCGTGTGCTCGAGGTTGTAGGCGCGGATCGATGCCGGCGCCGTCGCGAGCGAGCGCACGACGGCATCGAGGTCGGCATCGGCGTCGAGCTGCTCGAGCCCGCGCGGCTCGTGCGGCGAGTACTGCGAACGGTCGGCGCGGATCCACGCCGCCGGAAGCGCTGCCACGAGCGGTGCGATGACGTCGGGAGCGAAGCGCGGATCGTGGCCGAGGGTGTGACGGAAGGCAACCGGGTGATCGCCGAGCATCGGCCGGAGCATCGCGCGCGACAACCCGGGGAACATCTCGATCTGCGCGGAGAAACCGGGGGGTTCGTTGATCACGCACAACGAGACTACCCTCCGCTGCTCGTGCCGTCCCGAGTCGTCGACATCGCCGGTGTGCCCATCGCATTGGAGGCGTCCGACGACGCGCGCGACCAGAGCCTACACGGGAGCTTCGAGGGATTCGACACGATCCACGTGCCCGCGGCGGCGACGATCGCGCTCGATGCCGCCACCGCGCTCCCTCCCACGCGTGTGGCGCGTTCGGAGCTGCTCCACATCAAGTTCTGGGACGAGCCCGACGGCATCGTCGTTGCCACGCCGGGGCTGGTGATCACGGTTGCGGGATCGCGCGCCGACGCGCACCTTCCCGACCTTGCCGCGATACCCGACTTCGAAGGCTGCGTGTACCTGCCGCTCACATGGTTGCTGGCGCGCCACGACCGCTTCGTCCTGCACGGGGCGGGGATCGTGCGTGACGGCCACGCACTCCTGCTGCTCGGTCACAGCGGCGCGGGAAAGTCGACGCTCGCGGTTGCAGCACTCGAAGCGGGTTGGCTGGCCCTCGCCGACGACGTCGTCATCGTTCATGCTTCCGACGATGGCTTCCGCATCCACGGCGTCCATCGCACGCCTGCGGTCCCAACGGAGATCGGCGGACGGTTCGCGGCGTCGGCGCGCCGACTCGACGATCCTCGCGACCGCGCTGCGCTCTCGCGCGGAGTGCTGACGAGCGGCGGGCATCCGCTCGCCGGTGTCGTGCTCATCACGCACGCGGACGCAGCCGAGGGCTCGCTGCGCGAGGCCGGGGGGCACCAGGTGCTGCCGATGCTGCTCCAGTCGTTCGCGGGCAGCATCGACCCGAGCCTGCGCGGCGCGTTCTTCGCGCCGGCGGCAACCTTGAGCCGCCTCCCGGTGTGGGAACTCGGGCACGCGGCCGATCCGGCAGTGCGGCGCCAACGCGCGGCACACCATCTCGACCGGTGCGCCACAGCGCTGGATTAGTTACTTCGACCTGAAACGCGGCGATCTGCACGTCCGAAAGCACGCGTTTGGTAGCGGTTTCCGCACCCAAACGCGCGCGTTTACACACCTGAGGCAGTGGGGGTGACGCGGACTCAGACTGCCC includes these proteins:
- a CDS encoding MFS transporter, yielding MTDERSGTKPASLVGAVLDEESRRQAAVAAADEGGDVDVAALPGVGGDDVPLRSALDRHARAMLLTVGAMWGLGLAIFAMTAVLAIKIAHDYGWSFRFLVQVAILPGFTIVLVSQPLGNFVDRVTTNRPLVMRWMLALSVVGLLLSGAAFYRWEFLGVLAFTGIGLLATVPVQTSLLADTFPVRARPNVFAAYMAMGAAGFVLGPLLVALGVGVFDGTTQWRAPFFLTALLAAVLAFLAGRLSDTRRGRAEVEEIFHDDGDIRDERLSTVHALTRFRQIATLRYVTLGVLAMGFGLVGWGLWFNLWLQGHFQLDATDRALLIAVMALPAVVATLFVGRLTGRAFRTAPHRAVRLSAVLLLGFNLALVGWWAHSVAATAVLGALGFACVVGAITAIFPVAQAVIPPQTRAQGFGAFINSLFIGAFTAGAPLIDFWPELERQHTALSIVVPLLTVPGAALMLYGSRFAERDMRRMVEEIREERTRSDEVLAGAETPMLQLRDVDVSYGSVQVLFDIDLDVRRGETLAVLGTNGAGKSTLLRVISGLGLPDRGVVRLGDETITYLAAEARARKGIVQVRGADVFPGLSVRDNLRAALAAHPTQRRDADRRIANVFDVFPALGARRNQDAASLSGGEQQMLALGCALLFEPRLLLIDELSLGLAPLVVQSLLVVVEQLKSEGYTMVIVEQSLNIASAISDRVVFIEKGRIRFDGPTSELATRDDLARAVFLGGEGG
- a CDS encoding nucleotidyltransferase family protein, translating into MAIAAGLLRSLHPALTSAAELSARVSPDQQLLLRSILLDEHAARAAFNEWRARVDLDDLDRPSERLLPLLMRRIPDDVGDDDPVRSVIRDAYRITWLRNHMLWRRGRPVFDGLRALGVRVMLLKGAALVDSYGGDWGARPMFDVDVLVRPEHVPPALDVLEELGWVPEYEMTFDWVRSRARTRRHAWGFLREDGRLDLHWHVLQESVGSRSDHQFWAEAVPAERDGIGVLTPAPAALLLHVLEHGVAGDNAPPVQWIADAVHVVRASGDDELGERLAHLAHEHAELRTVHAALGAIATLVDPAPVAPLVDRVTRERRTPVEWLRHGSTATRELAARAAGGNGLLRGGVELVVDRLDLALTSSPMRAVVARGVPGRTGGLARTPAGDAPPIDGSFELEFSCGVTLDRYGGPGWGRPEPSGATARGGAARLVLPLADPLTAADLVVELDLHARDAPATIEVRANEHLVASELIGTDTTRLAVDIPAAVVARFTPLELSLRRARPGRLRARGALRIRLERLRVRRA
- a CDS encoding branched-chain amino acid ABC transporter permease/ATP-binding protein; translation: MIHVHGWDVSWQMIVTGAVVGLSYSAIAAGIVLVYRANGIINFAVVAFGAVALGAFGVLTEHGWSLWPCLLVAVPFAALAAMILEIAVIRRLAGAPRLVLLMATIGIAQLLGFTVLLFAELLPDIPPGGDFPTIVPKDWSWQVTDELLVTAREISVLMAVPVLVLLLALFMTRTRLGLMVRAAASNADKSRLMGIPVARTSTVVWGIAAAFTATTIIVLAAVQFITPLGAANGTAQLTLGYPVLVKALLIAMIARMRILWLTIPVGMALGVIEVIFQQNVHGIDANVFALWLFVATLVAVLTLARSARVATESEGAWKLAGRVKPLPERIRSIWAMRQLPRIGLVGALMVFALIPAFAQQASQSFLWTRVVIFAIAGCSLTILTGWAGQLSLGQFGFSAIGGLVTVRLVNAGWFGVHNVPWGVAVALGVLVGAVVALLIGIPALRIPGLYLAVTTLAFAVFVENWLVTRRWLGVDEFTGSIPVLKRPDTGIVNFSSRHSYYYLCLFFLAACLAVLAQIRRSGIGRSIIAVRDNERAAEAMTLSTTRTKLIAFAVSGGIAALAGALYVTSLPTNTPGTTFATSESVTLVAIAVIGGMGSIVGPLLGAAWVIGLPTLFPDFAAAPLLVSSLGLLALLLFFPGGFVEVAYRVRDTLVDRMARRLPPAPARQRAAEAAVPVPAVLATRDDATAGLTDWLATEAVSVRFGGRVAVNRVSIHVGAGEIVGLIGTNGAGKSTLMNAISGFVPATGRILVLGHDVSGLAPYRRHQLGVGRGFQAARLYDALTVRETVLVALEARERSRLLSSMFALPPSPSVERKKRAEADEIMRYLGLDRFSDQFVSNLSTGTRRVTELACQLALGARVLLLDEPTSGLAQRETEAFAPLIGQIRDELDAAVLLIEHDMPLVMQVSDRVYCLEAGIVIAEGSPDAVRHDPLVVASYLGTDVRSIQRSGAAT
- a CDS encoding ABC transporter substrate-binding protein: MIRARRLLVGLLVAVLSLGVTAAAGASMPRVTPDPSTSPFTSTTKFCTKDTAKHTGLKATAPGVTADKISVVMFEPALRAGDSPQGFRFNLGDEVDMLKTFAQMINDCGGINGRQIDLNVIQAQGAADAATTLANAQADCIKATEDYKAFMTIAWAGMAAPQCVTDDHKTLLLSGLATSSENLKTAQGRHLLFGETTEVASYQAPMLDLIKSGKLKGKKVAVLYPTFTTGPDLIKANVVDLLKSKGVNVVQAEALTPDPAGDISSQYPLVVNRLKSNGVDVVISGSAGGNTFRFSALTKELRNQGLEKDITLYTLDARFDAVIDLSRQVGGADGATLINDMNIYSYSAAGQQDWRVGATEGDLVNMCNKAYDANTTLAKDTLPEPAPPAYARDPYGTVALICAIYRTMARGLYNAGEKLTQKSAIKAFEALPYIDSVAAKGSPAPRPTQIINKVPTKVQYTQVLNKPEYPCAHPSLPPDAANYRICLVPQAGYDKGGKATAGAFFVAKS
- a CDS encoding GntR family transcriptional regulator; this encodes MTNAPVVRSELADGIADQIRDAILAGEYAPGDALPSERELTEQLGANRTTIREGLAQLEHQGLIERRQGARCRVLDYRRTGSIELLPDLVRLSRSPRSSTEPSALASTNEVLRIIYEGALDLAFERITAAEIAQLDELALGVEVAAAAGDVAAVEHANRSFHQGVARATHSIALELLVGSFYRVVDSAAARSGDKKGAVGNTLIELVNRDVRLPQRALADAIAAGKPDEARAVVRRMLGDEQPSRTRRRASGASRVARQERAYAAQVPCAAASDA
- a CDS encoding cupin domain-containing protein, with amino-acid sequence MINEPPGFSAQIEMFPGLSRAMLRPMLGDHPVAFRHTLGHDPRFAPDVIAPLVAALPAAWIRADRSQYSPHEPRGLEQLDADADLDAVVRSLATAPASIRAYNLEHTAEFRDLHRALEPSVRDLVGDAEGGVVAVNLGTFLASPDSVTPAHPDRHHNLLLQVSGRKEVWVEDDPDRRAHHLRVVDYLRRPQDGAPVLPPGKCFILGPGDGVYIPPYAFHWTTVLDGPAVGLSVGVSTPCTVRSGTVHDFDVRLRRRGLRPRPSGLGSPRERVKARLATASVRAARIRDRVVKRPVRGTVGVGREVDDAR